In Skermanella sp. TT6, one genomic interval encodes:
- a CDS encoding IS256 family transposase: MARRKDPVIPDAILDQLLAGADAKTAFDQNGLLDQLKKALTERALKAELDHHLAGDESGNRRNGYGHKTVLTDGGSMGLSIPRDRSGTFDPALIGKYQRRFPGFDEKIISMYARGMSTREITGHLRELYGIEVSADLISTVTDAVIEEVTAWQNRPLEAIYPLVFLDAIRVKIRDEGLVRNKAIHVAIGVRADGAKFWLRVLNELKNRGVEDILLAVVDGLKGFPEAIAAAYPETIVQTCVVHLLRHSMEFASWKDRKAIAAALKTVYDAVDDKAAEMALTAFETGPWGEKYAAIGKAWRRAWPEVIPFFAFPREVRRILYTTNAIEALNSKLRRAVRARGHFPNDEAALKLLFLVLNRAEKDWKMPPREWTAAKAQMAVIFGDRFAKAMTA, encoded by the coding sequence ATGGCCCGACGCAAAGATCCTGTTATTCCCGACGCGATCCTTGACCAGCTGCTGGCTGGAGCCGATGCGAAGACGGCATTCGACCAGAACGGCCTGCTCGACCAGCTGAAAAAGGCGCTGACGGAGCGGGCGCTGAAGGCGGAGCTGGATCATCATCTGGCTGGAGATGAGAGCGGCAACCGTCGCAACGGCTACGGCCACAAGACGGTGCTGACCGATGGCGGCTCGATGGGTCTGTCCATTCCCCGCGATCGGTCGGGGACGTTCGATCCGGCGCTGATCGGCAAGTACCAGCGGCGCTTCCCCGGCTTCGACGAGAAGATCATCTCAATGTACGCACGCGGCATGTCAACCCGGGAGATCACGGGACACCTGCGGGAGCTCTATGGCATCGAGGTGTCGGCCGACCTGATCTCCACGGTGACGGACGCGGTGATCGAGGAGGTGACGGCCTGGCAGAACCGGCCGCTGGAGGCGATCTACCCCCTGGTGTTCCTGGATGCCATCCGGGTCAAGATCCGCGACGAAGGTCTGGTCCGCAACAAGGCCATCCATGTCGCCATCGGCGTGCGGGCCGACGGCGCCAAGTTCTGGCTGCGCGTCCTGAACGAGTTGAAGAACCGGGGTGTGGAGGACATCCTGCTGGCCGTTGTCGATGGGCTGAAAGGCTTTCCCGAGGCGATCGCGGCTGCCTATCCGGAGACGATTGTTCAGACTTGCGTCGTTCATCTGCTGCGCCACAGCATGGAGTTTGCGTCCTGGAAGGACCGCAAGGCTATCGCCGCCGCCCTGAAGACGGTCTACGACGCTGTCGACGACAAGGCCGCCGAGATGGCTCTGACCGCCTTTGAGACCGGGCCTTGGGGCGAAAAATACGCGGCCATCGGCAAGGCTTGGCGGCGGGCGTGGCCGGAGGTCATCCCCTTCTTTGCCTTCCCGCGCGAGGTCCGGCGTATCCTTTACACGACCAATGCCATTGAAGCATTGAACTCAAAGCTGCGCCGGGCGGTCCGGGCCAGGGGGCATTTCCCCAATGACGAGGCCGCGCTGAAGCTCCTGTTTCTCGTCTTGAACCGCGCGGAGAAAGACTGGAAGATGCCGCCCCGGGAATGGACGGCCGCCAAAGCCCAGATGGCTGTCATCTTCGGCGACCGGTTCGCAAAGGCGATGACCGCCTGA
- a CDS encoding mandelate racemase/muconate lactonizing enzyme family protein has translation MKITEIETIQLAEFPNLLWLHIHTDEGLIGLGETFFGADAVAAYIHETAAPRLLGADALQIDRHSRTLLGNYLGFSGTGAEMRGASAVDIALWDIFGQAVDQPIHQLLGGLTRPSIRIYNTCAGYRYVRGNKGQLTRNWGLPSAGSEGPYEDLQAFLERADELALSLLDQGITGMKIWPFDPAAEASNGLYISNADLARALEPFGKIRAAAGDRMDVMVEFHSLWNLPTAKRIVGALDEFKPFWYEDPIRMNNMDALAQLAAVTRVPICASETLATRFAFRDLMARNAAGVIMLDLSWVGGLSEARKIAAMAEAHHLPIAPHDCTGPVVLTASVHLSLNAPNALIQETVRAYYTGWYKELVTELPRIENGQVYPMTGPGLGTKLIPEIQRRADATVRRTAA, from the coding sequence ATGAAGATCACCGAGATCGAGACCATCCAGCTCGCGGAGTTTCCCAACCTGCTCTGGTTGCATATCCATACCGACGAGGGGCTGATCGGGCTGGGCGAGACCTTCTTCGGCGCCGACGCGGTGGCGGCCTATATCCACGAAACCGCGGCACCCCGCCTGCTCGGCGCCGACGCTTTGCAGATCGACCGTCATTCCCGCACGCTACTCGGCAACTATCTGGGGTTTTCCGGTACCGGGGCCGAGATGCGCGGCGCGTCGGCAGTCGACATCGCCCTGTGGGACATCTTCGGCCAAGCCGTGGACCAGCCGATCCACCAATTGCTGGGCGGACTGACGCGGCCATCGATCCGGATCTACAACACCTGCGCCGGATACCGTTACGTGCGAGGCAACAAGGGCCAGTTGACCCGGAACTGGGGACTGCCGTCGGCCGGTTCCGAAGGACCGTACGAGGACCTTCAGGCCTTCCTGGAGCGGGCTGACGAACTGGCGCTCAGCCTGCTGGACCAGGGCATCACCGGCATGAAGATCTGGCCGTTCGATCCGGCGGCCGAGGCGTCCAACGGACTGTACATCTCCAACGCCGATCTGGCGCGGGCGCTGGAGCCGTTCGGGAAGATCCGAGCGGCGGCCGGCGACCGCATGGATGTGATGGTCGAATTCCACTCGTTGTGGAACCTGCCGACGGCCAAGCGCATCGTGGGGGCGCTCGACGAGTTCAAGCCATTCTGGTACGAGGATCCGATCCGCATGAACAACATGGACGCGCTTGCCCAACTCGCGGCGGTCACCCGGGTGCCGATCTGCGCCAGCGAGACGCTGGCCACCCGCTTCGCCTTCCGCGACCTGATGGCACGCAACGCCGCCGGCGTGATCATGCTCGACCTCAGCTGGGTCGGGGGCCTGTCCGAGGCCCGGAAGATCGCCGCCATGGCCGAGGCCCACCATCTGCCCATCGCTCCCCACGACTGCACCGGACCGGTGGTCCTGACGGCTTCGGTCCACCTGTCGCTGAACGCGCCTAATGCCCTGATCCAGGAGACGGTGCGGGCCTACTACACAGGTTGGTACAAGGAACTCGTCACGGAACTGCCCCGGATCGAGAACGGGCAGGTCTACCCGATGACCGGTCCGGGGTTGGGCACCAAGCTGATCCCGGAGATCCAGCGGCGAGCCGATGCGACCGTACGGCGCACGGCGGCATGA
- a CDS encoding FkbM family methyltransferase yields the protein MGKSTSRMVAEIDRAIFGLLPSSQGKAMYAKANFLVSSKLGFRLDSQVRTSHGFLLNVDKVCRVARRIHYYGCWEPQIAELITLLLAPEDHFVDIGAHLGHHTLLAASCVGPSGKGLCVEASPQTYKRLRDNLELNRFTHVTAWNKAVARQDGTIQLVEGDHEDSLRTSVATTSTGEARGPVQTTAVEAITLDAIASTFDVSKVALTKMDVEGNEYDVLRTSSEYFASLPSATALIVEFGDGKSQAEQAEVMDLFATHGFDAFRINNEYSLTRHDDRVRLVSIDKLPSNLCDVLFVRGALREKVAGLVT from the coding sequence GTGGGCAAATCCACAAGCAGGATGGTTGCCGAAATCGATCGAGCCATCTTCGGCCTTCTTCCATCGTCCCAGGGTAAGGCCATGTACGCGAAGGCCAATTTCCTGGTTTCCTCGAAGTTGGGATTTCGTCTCGATTCACAGGTCCGAACGAGCCATGGATTTCTTCTGAACGTCGACAAGGTATGCCGGGTCGCCCGCCGCATTCACTACTACGGATGTTGGGAGCCGCAGATTGCCGAATTGATCACGCTCTTGCTCGCTCCCGAGGATCATTTCGTCGATATCGGCGCCCATCTCGGGCATCACACGCTACTTGCCGCGTCTTGCGTCGGACCGTCGGGGAAGGGTTTATGCGTGGAGGCGTCTCCCCAGACCTACAAGAGGCTCCGAGACAACCTTGAGCTCAATCGATTCACCCACGTGACTGCCTGGAACAAGGCTGTCGCCCGTCAGGATGGGACGATTCAATTGGTGGAGGGCGATCACGAGGATAGCCTCAGGACCAGCGTCGCCACCACATCCACCGGTGAAGCTCGAGGACCGGTACAGACGACAGCAGTCGAGGCGATCACCCTTGATGCCATCGCATCCACCTTCGATGTCTCCAAGGTCGCTCTTACGAAGATGGACGTCGAGGGTAATGAGTACGATGTTCTAAGGACTTCGAGTGAATATTTCGCGAGTCTCCCATCGGCTACAGCTCTCATCGTGGAGTTCGGCGACGGCAAATCCCAAGCGGAACAAGCAGAAGTGATGGATCTGTTCGCAACCCACGGTTTTGACGCATTCCGCATCAATAATGAGTATAGCCTCACCCGCCATGACGATCGGGTGCGTCTCGTGTCGATTGACAAGTTACCAAGCAATCTTTGCGATGTTCTGTTCGTGAGAGGGGCCCTGAGGGAAAAAGTGGCTGGCTTGGTGACTTAA
- a CDS encoding IS1380 family transposase, translating into MPARVELTPSLPGLSPVAGKPVVARFDGGQLSSDAGVLGLREIEKRLGIADRLAACLEDPRTPGRVVHGLAEIIRFRLLMIAAGYEDGNDADSLRRDPAFKLALDRLPDGAGLCSQSTISRLENLPDARALMRMGRALVDFYCTGFRQVPKRIVLDIDDTFDAVHGEQQLRLFNGHYDEYGFQPIVVFDEHGRFITAILRPAKRPKGTEIRAHLRRIVRQIRANWPQVEILLRADSHYCCPEVLNWCRTNCLDYVLGLAPTSTLRRHILDLEASTATRFAAGPATKVRRFKEFYDAAGSWSRTERIIARVEVGPQGPDTRFIVTSLRHGRGRWLYEKLYCARGQAENHIKSWKTHLCADRTSCHKATANQFRLFLHAGAYWLLWSIRALMPRRSRWRVAQFDTLRLRLIKLAARIVETRRQILVHLPTACPEQTILSLLLERVPRLVT; encoded by the coding sequence ATGCCCGCCCGAGTTGAACTTACCCCATCGCTGCCCGGCCTGTCACCTGTCGCCGGCAAACCCGTGGTCGCCCGCTTCGATGGTGGGCAGCTGTCCTCCGATGCCGGCGTGCTGGGCCTGCGGGAAATCGAGAAGCGGCTCGGGATCGCCGACCGGCTTGCGGCGTGCCTGGAAGACCCCCGGACGCCCGGGCGGGTCGTTCATGGACTGGCGGAGATCATCCGCTTCCGCCTGCTCATGATCGCGGCCGGCTACGAGGACGGCAACGACGCCGACAGCCTGCGCCGGGATCCGGCGTTCAAGCTGGCGCTCGACCGCCTGCCGGATGGTGCCGGCCTGTGCTCGCAGTCCACCATCTCGCGCCTGGAGAACCTGCCCGATGCCCGCGCCCTGATGCGCATGGGCCGCGCTCTGGTCGATTTCTACTGCACCGGGTTCCGGCAGGTGCCGAAGCGGATCGTGCTGGATATTGACGACACCTTCGATGCCGTTCACGGCGAGCAGCAATTGCGCTTGTTCAATGGCCATTACGACGAGTACGGCTTCCAGCCGATCGTCGTGTTCGACGAGCACGGGCGCTTCATCACCGCCATCCTGCGCCCGGCCAAGCGGCCTAAAGGCACCGAGATCCGGGCGCACCTGCGTCGGATCGTGCGGCAGATCCGGGCCAACTGGCCGCAGGTCGAGATCCTGCTGCGCGCCGACAGCCATTACTGCTGCCCCGAGGTCCTGAACTGGTGCCGGACCAACTGCCTGGACTATGTGCTCGGTCTCGCCCCGACCAGCACGCTGCGGCGCCATATCCTTGACCTGGAGGCCAGCACCGCCACCCGGTTCGCCGCCGGTCCCGCGACCAAGGTTCGGCGCTTCAAGGAATTCTATGACGCCGCCGGAAGCTGGAGTCGGACCGAGCGGATCATTGCGCGCGTCGAGGTCGGGCCGCAGGGGCCGGACACCCGCTTCATCGTCACCAGTCTGCGCCACGGCCGAGGGCGGTGGCTCTATGAGAAACTCTATTGCGCCCGCGGCCAGGCGGAAAATCACATAAAGAGCTGGAAGACGCATCTATGCGCCGACCGCACCTCCTGCCACAAGGCCACCGCCAACCAGTTCCGGCTGTTCCTGCATGCTGGAGCTTACTGGCTGCTGTGGTCGATACGCGCCCTGATGCCGCGCCGGTCGCGCTGGCGGGTCGCCCAGTTCGACACGTTGCGTCTGCGTTTGATCAAACTGGCGGCCCGGATCGTCGAGACCAGGCGGCAAATCCTCGTCCACCTGCCCACCGCCTGCCCGGAGCAAACTATCCTGAGCCTGCTTCTGGAGCGGGTTCCTCGGCTCGTCACCTGA